The following are encoded together in the Arcobacter aquimarinus genome:
- a CDS encoding UPF0323 family lipoprotein encodes MKKRNHIKKISDYAMVGGLGALLVVGLTGCGDSSNNNQNQNQGQSDAFTNASQKQDAFVIIEESADGKYSIADEFPASKTTIVLRKPDGSERILTQEEIDKLVKEEEAKIDAGTSALTNPEMSSGGMGLGGVLLSSIAGAMIGSWLGNKLFNNQNFQNQRQAQYKSPQTYSKSQSSFNKAPATTGTNNSTKKSGFMGGNSSSTSKSTSSSFGS; translated from the coding sequence TTGAAAAAGAGAAATCACATAAAAAAAATATCAGATTATGCAATGGTTGGAGGACTTGGTGCTCTTTTAGTTGTAGGACTTACAGGTTGTGGCGATAGTTCAAACAACAATCAAAACCAAAATCAAGGGCAAAGTGATGCTTTTACAAATGCAAGTCAAAAACAAGATGCTTTTGTAATTATAGAAGAATCAGCAGACGGTAAATACTCAATAGCAGATGAATTTCCTGCTTCAAAAACAACTATAGTTTTAAGAAAACCAGATGGTAGTGAAAGAATTTTAACTCAAGAAGAGATAGATAAACTAGTAAAAGAAGAAGAAGCTAAGATTGATGCTGGTACTTCAGCTCTTACAAATCCAGAAATGTCAAGTGGAGGAATGGGACTTGGAGGAGTTTTATTATCATCAATTGCAGGTGCAATGATTGGTTCTTGGCTTGGAAATAAACTATTTAATAATCAAAATTTTCAAAATCAAAGACAAGCACAATATAAATCACCTCAAACATATAGTAAATCTCAAAGCTCATTTAATAAAGCACCAGCAACAACTGGAACAAATAACTCAACTAAAAAAAGTGGATTTATGGGAGGAAATAGTTCTTCTACATCAAAATCTACATCTTCAAGTTTTGGGAGCTAA
- a CDS encoding ArsR/SmtB family transcription factor, which yields MDIFLKTVSALNDETRVKIIKFLNIYGKCCVCDLENSFDMIQSRLSRHLKILKEAGFLKVERTGRWAYYSIRTPLDEFRLSAIKEIMTLDIDLPQLKKSCES from the coding sequence ATGGATATTTTTCTAAAAACAGTAAGTGCATTAAATGATGAAACAAGAGTAAAAATAATCAAATTTTTGAATATTTATGGGAAATGCTGTGTTTGTGATTTAGAAAATTCTTTTGATATGATTCAATCAAGACTTTCAAGACATCTAAAAATTTTAAAAGAAGCTGGATTTTTAAAAGTTGAAAGAACTGGAAGATGGGCTTATTATAGTATTAGAACACCTTTGGATGAATTTAGATTAAGTGCTATAAAAGAGATTATGACACTTGATATAGATTTACCTCAGTTAAAAAAATCTTGTGAGAGTTGA